In a single window of the Veillonella sp. genome:
- a CDS encoding manganese efflux pump MntP family protein, whose amino-acid sequence MSVFEIILISIGLAMDAFGVSIGKGLSMPVGENGRKVTLAFLFGLFQFLMPVMGWLIGRQFIDVISEWDHWIIFGLLGYLGIAMIREGLSDDDEEDDDKQFLGAWEMIMLSVATSLDAMAVGLTFAFLPINVWEASTMIGVITFGISLVGVYLGKFMGQFVGKYADILGGGVLILIGTKILLQHLGIIGEF is encoded by the coding sequence GTGTCTGTATTTGAAATTATATTAATTAGTATTGGTCTAGCCATGGATGCCTTTGGTGTATCGATTGGTAAAGGTTTATCAATGCCGGTAGGTGAAAATGGCCGAAAGGTTACATTGGCATTCTTATTTGGGTTATTCCAGTTTCTCATGCCTGTTATGGGATGGCTCATTGGACGCCAGTTTATCGATGTTATATCTGAATGGGATCATTGGATTATCTTTGGACTTCTTGGCTATTTAGGTATTGCTATGATTCGAGAAGGACTCAGTGACGACGATGAAGAAGACGATGATAAACAGTTTTTAGGTGCTTGGGAAATGATTATGCTTTCCGTAGCCACTAGCCTTGATGCCATGGCAGTAGGCTTAACCTTTGCTTTTTTACCTATTAATGTATGGGAAGCTTCCACTATGATTGGGGTCATTACTTTTGGTATTTCTCTTGTTGGCGTGTACTTAGGTAAATTTATGGGCCAGTTTGTAGGAAAATATGCAGACATATTAGGTGGGGGTGTATTAATCCT